Below is a window of Carassius auratus strain Wakin unplaced genomic scaffold, ASM336829v1 scaf_tig00214843, whole genome shotgun sequence DNA.
TCATCGAGAGGACAACAACTCAACGCAATATCAACAAATACATTCATCAGTATGTGGCTTCTCATCTTATATTTCATCTGTATAGAGGGTAAGATGACACACATTACATGCATATTTTAATTggaattgtatttaattgtccTCAATGCAAAAGGTTTCACTTTAAAATGTGTCTTGAAACTCAGCACAGTTCCATGCTACTATGAACATTCACAGATAAGCGAATATTCTTATGACTTGCATAACCGTGAACTTGTGAGAAAATGCAGCTGAACATATGGCCTGTAAGCACATAAGCAGTATAAATTATTGATTTCTGATCTTAAGTAAATATACACAATTCATAACAAGTCTATAacaatatatgcaatatataaatgttctttttagtaattgttttgtagtaaataaaaaaaaaaaaaatcagctgtggAATCAAGTCATGGCAATCCATTTCTTGATGTTGCCACGACACCAACAaatcaggaaaaaatatatattttaaaaaatatatagcctacacAAGTCACCTTAGTGGAAACACTGACATAACCATTTCCTGCTGACTTACACTCTGCATCTTTACAGTCACACAAAGCTAAATttagaaaaggaaagaaagaaagaaagaaaaaaaagaaagaaagaaagacattgaatttaaatattttttggtaacccccccccccccaaaaaaaaaaaaaaaaactaaaaaaaactaatctgTTAATAAGTTGATCTAAAGAGAGCCATATTTTCATTTCTGCTGTTGGTTTCACTTTTCAAGGTAAAGAAACCACTTCTGTCCTTTACATGCAGCATTGTCTGAAACCGCAAAAAGACTTCCTTTCTCCATCTTTAGATCATGTTCTGTCAAACCACAGACCTGCTGATACAATACAAACAATCATGAGAAGAAGAAAGCAAAGATCAAGCtattaattcaaaacattttcattattattcaatCAGTTGTTTGTTGGTCAGGGAGTCTTGATTTTTAGCCCCTCTACCACACTTCAAGTTTAGATCTGGTTAAGACAATTCATATGAAATTAACTCTATAATCTTCTTCTCTGAAGTATCTTGCATCTAGGTCTatggtttcaaaaacagtaatCCTATAATAGTAATTGCATACTTCATGCATGCTGCAGTGGATTTTGGGAGATTTCAGCAAATCCAACATGAAATGGTTAGACAACCATGCACTGTTTTGAGTAGATAAAACAATTCACATTTGTGATTCAAAAGATCCCGTAAATTAATAGTTTGCATTTATTGAAATGTatgcatgaaaatataaaatgaccTGAGCTTTGGTTTGTGTCGACCGCAGTGGGGTTATGTGGTGAACTGTCGGTTCCCCAGAACATCAAACCATTGAAATTCAACCGAGGTTTAGAAACTGTAATTGTCATTACCATATTAGTCATTTGTTTACCTGTATAATTCACCTGTCTTCACACTGTTTCAGTGGGTGGAGATGTTGATGATGCTGAAACAGTTATAGTGATGGAGAGAGGGGTTCTCAATCTGCAACCTGGAGTTGATGATCTGAAGGGAGATGTTCAGATACTGTGGTCTTTTGAAAGTGGCAGACAAAATACACGTGTCGCGCAGATACATCAAGGGAAAATGTACACTCATTATAACACGCAATTCACTGGCAGAGTGCAGTTAGAGCAAACAACTGGAATTTTAACCATCTCAGACATCAGGACTAATCAGTCTGGACTGTATGAAGCCTTAATCATCACCAGTGCACACATCACAGCACGGAGATACAAAGTTCATGTTTATGGTAAGTTACAGCTGCATCCAGTAAGTTATAGGATAATAATTGTTAGATTTGGTTCCATAGTGATTACTGCACTGCAATATTGGCCTCTTTAAGAGAGATATGGCTTTAAGATGATGTGCATGTTTCCCTTTGTCCTAAAGCACCCGTCTCTGTACCTTCCATCAGGAGAAACTCATCAGTTAGTGTGCACCAATCAACAGGTCTGTCTATTTACTGGGGACACTTGTagcttacaattctgacttttttctctcaattgtgagtttataattctgccttttttcttggaattgtgagattttatcaGAATTACGGGGGGGAAATCAGAACATGCtacatataaactcagaattctgaggaaGAATGTAGAACTGCGAGATGTGAACCTAATGTTCTGAGAAAACTTATTGCGAGATGTAACTTTAGAATTCTggtgaaaagtcagaattgtgtgacatAAACTTGGAATTCTGGGaaaataagtcagaattgtgagatgtaaaactcacatttttattccatggtggaaataagcttccataaaaTTACCCCAGAACTTCTGCAACAATActaaagaaaacattacaatCATTTGAGCAGTTTCTATATAATGAAATTTGTtaggactctttttttttattataatagcaGTAGAAATATCAGTGTCTTTCATGTCTTTCAGGTACACAACATGAAACGGAGGATTTCTGCTCTGTGTTCTGCTCGGTGAAGAATGATCGAGACGTGTCTATCTCGTGGTATAAAGGAGGTGAAATAGTGAATCAGAACAGCAATCCTGATCTCAGCATCAACCTCAGTTTATCATTAGATCTTCATTATAATGATTCAGAGACCTACAGATGCATGGCTGTGAATCCAGTGAGCAATAAGAGCGTCCGTCTTCACAAGAAAGAGATCTGCTCACCACAGGAAGGTATGAGAAATACTACCTTTAGATCTCTCTTCCTGCCACAATAACCTCTGTACAGCGTTTTCACAAAGACATTAAATGGCACAGAAGATTGTTACGTCCAGAGGCGtaagtttctgtttgtgtgttcaaGCAGTGCTGTTTCTGTCTccatcccggacgagcccccatttaCTGTTACGTTTTCCTGATTGATCTAGTGCTGCTGCACATTCATTTCACCACAATGCATTTTTGCTGTTTCATTTCTCCCCTAGACCAGTCAGGAAAACGTAACAAGATGTTTCTGAACACGTCTCGTCTCTTTCAGATTGTCTGGATCACTGTGGCGTCACTGAGGCTCTGGTTCGTCTGGTTCTGTCTGGTCTGGTGGGAATCACCGCTGTTGGATTTCTTATTGAACATCTGATGCTCTGCTCATCTCAGAGAAGAGCTGCTGCTTCTGTGTGATGGTGGTACTTTTGTTAGATTAGATTCTGCGTCATTGCTATTTACATTCTCACtcttaaaatatagattttggtACTGTTGTATTTTATAACTGTGAACCagtttctataaaacaaaaacaacaaagaagttctgtaaaaatgtacagtagtatGGCATATTTCGATTATGTATTTCTATTATAACAAAGAGGCTTATTCATGTGGTCTGTTTTACATCTATTATTTAATTAGAGAATGAAACTAATGAATGTAGTTTTAGAAATAGTTCCTTACCTGATTGGTTGAGCAGTGTTTGACTGGTAACTAGTGCCATATTTAGTGTGCATAACATTGCTGCCTTTTTTTGTTGTTAGACaatatacacatattttttttttttgcatatttttatgtGGGGGATTTAGAATGTAAGAACTAGGAATAGTttacaaaatgtagttttttcctgttttatttatttaatagcacATCTCTAATGATAATTAGGGACACTAATATAAAATCTGATCATTTCTTTAATGAGATGCAGATGTTTTTCTCTGTATGTTTACTTCCTGTTGTtacatcaaaagaatcagtttagCCAACACACAAGTTACTAACAGAAAGGAAAGCATTTGagatgataaaaatgtttttatttaatctttcagATGTTTTGGTTCTGCTTCCATCTTTTAATCAAATCAACTGTTAATTCTGCATAACCAGTTTTACTCTGAAGATATTTTTGTATGATTATGCAGATTTTAAGAAATACACTGTTGTAAATCTCTTTATTCAGAGAAGTTTAACAGAATGCACAGACAATACAAAAATCTTATAATGCTCACATTTCATACAGGAACAACAAATAAACTCTCAAATGCAAAAACCATCTTGGTCCAATACCAACAGCATATATCaatgattaaaaaatactttCAGAAACAATCTTGAATCGTCACTGCTAAGTTAGGGTTTGAAGAAACAAATCAGAAAATGACACACATGATCCCAAAGTCAGCAGCTGATTttcaaatcagaatcagaatgagaaTAATCTTTATTCGCCAGGGGTGCGtaaacacacaaggaatttgttgtgcttctgtacatacatacatacatacatacacgtctgacatgagaacagaaacaaaactttaaattgtaaaactTGAAACGGACTCTTACTTCACTACTCAGAGATCACAAAAGCTAGGATAAGATTTATATGCCTTTATACGCCAAAATGAAATGTGTGCTTTTTCTTTGCaaactatttatataaaacaaaggaGGTATTTTAGTGTACATTGGTGCAACATTTAAAAGCAACAGTTATTTGGCCATTCAtactaatgcttaattattaGATTAAAGAGTATTTCTAAACATTTGGCACCATCTGGTGGACAATCTTCAGAGCCCTAATTATcatgcccccccaaaaaaatcataaaatgccAAACATGACACCCTACTGTCTTGTGGAGTTCAAGGAAAGATAAGCATTGTTTAAATGAACAGTTGTGTGTCAGTAGCTGCCTCGCAATCACTTGAGATCTCTTGGTAAAACAGCACCAGAGTAACAGAAGAGGCACAGTGGTTACACTCCTGAGTGAGTGAAACAACATTTGATTCCTTACAGTAGACCAGCCTGTTATTTCATTCAGCTTACTCCTGCACTGGATGAGTTTTTATAGTAGGCTAATACAGTAACTATAAGTAACTTCCATGATCACTTTGGGAGTGTTGGCTGAGGCACATCCTGAAAGTCAACAGAAAAACTCAACTACAGGATGCAATGCAAATCCAGTGAAAAATATAACTACTTTATGGTTAAACAATCCATTGTCAATGCACAGCAAAAATTACACAATCCTGCATCATATTTGCTGGATAAAATCCAGTAGTCCTACTTGTTTCTTACTAACTtctaacaaaagaaaacattattctTGTCTTCCTTTGTACTGTTTTTCACATGTAtgaatgatcctgaagacattatTTGATGACTAATCCTGATTTCAAGGCCAGATGTTTTGTGTTACAGCTGTGGATATTTTACTGCATCCTAACAGCAACAAAGAATTGTGTAATTCAATAAACCTGTGTCTGTGTTAGGTTCTCTGAAATTAAAGAGCATACGACATGGTccactcttcttcttcttcttctgcttattACGGGTCTGCTCAGGATCCGCTGTTTGACGGCGCCGCCCGGAGGTGGAGCTGATCCTCTGGGAGGCAACCAAAACGAATTTGACAGTCACTCGGGTTTGGTGACTTGAAGGCGGATCCGCCTAGGAGTCTCCTGCTGTGTGGGAAAGAtgtttttaacatcaaatctTTGCATCCAGCTAAAAAAATTCCATAATTCTCTATAATTcgctttctctagtgaaaaaaTGCATCTCCTGTTGCTTCTCACTTtaaaatccagccacatatttgtttaactcttttaaatctgtgcagatttctttcctgattcagaccagaccactttttcactggaggaagtgtttttatggattatgaactcctattttagctggaagcaacagtctgaagttaaaaacatcttaatgcttcacaagacatttactgatggactggagtgttgtggattattgtgatgtatttatcagctgttttggctctcattctgatggcacccattcactgcagagcatccattgctgggacactgatgcaatgttacatttctccaattcTTGATTTAATCAGTGAATGATTAACCCACAGATGCAATAATTGTCCTCATTATAACTGATCTGGAAGATTAATAAACCTCACAATGCTAAATTCTCTGTGCCGACCTAATAGataatttgtattttctttcagtttttcatTTGCAGTTGAGGACCCTGGGAATCCCATGACGGTCCTGTGCTGTTTTAACCTCTACAGAACAGAATGAAGGAGTTTAATGTAGACGGATGGTAACCAGGAGGCTCTGATAGACCTATTTTAAGATGTCttctaaacgtctatttgacatcgGATAGGAAACGATATATAGATGTATTGCAGATGAGTAAACACTTTAAAGATTACGCCTTGCAGATGCAAATGCAGACGTAATATAGACATCTCTGTGATGAACGATCGCTAtcaggcagaaatatttatgcattttacagTGTTGAGCATTTTTCCAATAATATATGAtcatgtaaatgttctttgctgCTTTCTGTAACTTATTCGCTGTTTGAATAACTTTGGAGATAAAAGCATTGTGATTACATGACATTCAGTTGtagtaaaatgattttattattattttatattgggTACTTGTCTAAAAGGCGGCATGATGTGTGTATTTGATAGATTACACTAATATAAGGCtacttttagccttaccctggagttggttaACCCCCTGTCTATGACACAAACCATTTGTTAATGTACAGTTTGTGCTTACATTTGCTGATAAGTCACTTATGAGATAAACATTCATCCTGTGAAACATCTAACCTCTGACCTAGAGTCACTAGACGCTAACATCCTGCAGAGgtgagactctctctctctctctctctctctctctctctctctctctctataacaTAATCACAtaaacactgctccgggtgtgtgctcacagtgtgtgtgtgtgtgtgttcactgctctgtgtgtgtgcatttcggatgggttaaatgcagagcacaaattctgagtatgggtcaccatacttggctgaatgtcacttcactttcactttcactttctaatCACAATGGGCATGCATTCAGCATTATTACATCATCATATCACCATCACCATTACATGACCATTGTCATCACCACATTATCACCACTATTGCCATAAAATCACCTTAATCATCACATTATCCTCACAATAACAGCATAATCAGCATTATCATCAAATTATCACCAACAACACTATCGCCATAACATCACCATAATATCACATTattgatggcgcagtggataagacacatgcctttggtgtgaaaaacctgggttcaaatccactgtgagacaccaatgtgtccctgagcaagacacttaacctagttgctccagaggcatgtgaCCTATGACAtacatagcaattgtaagtcactttggataaaagcatcagctaaatgaataatgtaaacaCCTTTTTTTCATTATCAGCACTATAACATTAGCTTTATATTACATTATCATCACAATAACATCAGCATTATATCATGACCTTCTAGTCATGAGTGTTATGTTGGTTTAGTgtatgggcgtaggtttggtctcagctttggtggggacacccccataACCCACCCCCCTCCCAcggaattattttgttgtaagataccagtgatttaatggtgatttagtataactgtataatctcaatgcactctcaaaaaataaaaatctgagactgtgtaatgctgaacaaccaaacgttttattaagataaattagtatgtacattagtatttacactaacaaaaaatattctgccacaaggaaacaaatctaaataaatataataatatttttctattataaacactatttaccctccagtacactcacgtttatgttgactgcaagatcctaagttaaggtaacttacaggctaattgaccttcagttacttgctaacgtagcattctatctgggtaatactatcaccagttaatactattttccacagaatatgcatttgtaagcctggtcagtcactactgctagtttttttttgtggctagctagttattttgcctacttacactctgatctgctttatgaaaaagcttcttatgtcccctttcttcttcttgggtggcatctacaaagtacaaaaaggggcaaaaaaaaaaaaaaccggaatattaaaatgtctttactctggcctttgtatgtggcagagagacagcccttataacttaccgtcggcgtcgtcaacatgcgcgcgcacacaaacCACCCgttcgctgctagtgcaagcagtgttgccaacttagcggatttgtcgctagatttagcgacttttcaaacccccatagcgacttttttccaaaaaagcgactagcgacaaatctagcgacttttttttgacagaccttatttattcTCTGAGACTCTCCAGTACTGCCGAACGAGCACAagcgctcgcgctctctctctctctctctctctctctctctctccccccccccccacaggcAGCGCGCGCACACGCATCTATCTGCCCTGTTCagcgagcagagaggagcagcactttcagttaaaaaaagatattctgttgcttcaaactctattttacatacaagtacaGTCGAAATCACAGTTCAACCAttgtcttaatcttatgtgtatgttaTTTCATagtcgtgaataggattttagtgcacagattaacatctttgagagctggtatGTAGCctagtcttaatggaccgcgtttcagtcattataatattaattccgttgtctgacaacagaaacattaaaatataataataaaaaacgttttattgagaatttttgcagcattaaaatgcagtacatgagcacagaaagggcgagataatatgacgcacctacgtcatgaatatggtaattaccatatgacgtcatctagcgacatttagcgacttttcaggcagggtttagctactttccattgaaagaagttggcaacactgagtgcaagcacaaaagtaagTAGTGCAagcccgcgcgtgtagcctgtcagataccccgccgccaatcaaattacgggGTTTCTTATACTGTCgtcgtcctggccgttagaatcgatccaaacagcagtgcaaagatccaaatagcagttcaaaggagcttgctaaatattggtagggacaaatttgtcatctcaaaatattgatagggactaccTAGCGTTAGGGGTGGgcggatcgatctaaatatcgatagtatcgatgccaacactggtattggtatcggatcgatacaattgtaatttaatcgatattttaatttaaatatatctcATCTATgttcattatactttgctcgtgtcttctacctctacaatcctgagcaaacgctgctttcgcatcctggcccactttgctacacctccccctcctgctgctctgctgtgattcgttgttgtgtcgccacgtgactcactgacacaacACGCCGAGGAGCAGCGAACAGAGTGAGCGAAGCTGATAGCACATTTAGAAGGGGGGTTCCAGGGAATGtaattgcacaggtatatttgttctgtgtttgttcttcagtaataattgtgtgcacttcatttcatttgcttttaaaaccagaaaaaagggagattttttgtattctttattttattattattattttttaaaaggctgtaaagaattaattctacagtgcctaataactaataattttgtgaattcaatacattaataacaaatattggctaaataattgatcattcatccacctcagaaataatgacatagacctactgcactcccctacacaacagtttttttttttaagtaaaaagtataGTATTGGTATCGGTACTGACTCTATATTTATTTGGTATCAGATCGATACCAAATTTTGAAGTATCGCCCACCACTACCTAGcgtcccccctaaacctacgcccatgaataaaacacaacacatgcaactgaggtacaagaaggctttactttcaaaagtcattgaaatcatttaaaaatcaaatcgacaagcaaaaaaaaaaaaaaagcctcaggtccaaatattcatttatcaccaatgaactgtttgacaaaaacttcctgctccgatgtccagatctgaattttaaaaaatcacaaacaggctccgaagtcccgatctcaatcaaccgagtcgcgaaaaggctccgaagtgccgatctgaatcaacggagtcgcgaacaggctccgaagtgccgatctgaatcaaccgagtcgcgaacaggctccgaagtgccgatctgaatcaaccgagacgcgaacaggctccgaagtgccgatctgaatcaaccgagtcgcgaacaggctccgaagtgccgatctgaatcaaccgagtcgcgaacatgctccgaagtgccgatctgaatcaaccgagtcgcgaacaggctccgaagtgcggatctgaatcaaccgagtcgcgtacaggctccgaagtgccgatctgaatcaaccgagtcgcgaacaggctccgaagtgccgatctgaatcaaccgagtcgcgaacaggctccgaagtgccgatctgaatcaacagagtcgcgaacaagctccgaagatctgaaaacttcgactaacgaatgtaaaaaataaatgcattttaatattgtaaaaataataaagattgaTCTTCccctatattatattaacagttaacttttaacgagcaatgcaccataagatcacctttacactatataaaacactatatttcagcctatattaataacctccatgtaaaaaaacatagaatactgttcttaccaaattcattcaacacgttattaaatcataattagtttttaaacactgacaggaactttcagatctgattccaaagttactgcgtttataaaacaactttatGAAAGActtagatcacgtatctaaaaataaatcgctattgtaaaagagaaataataagaggagtgaagtttcctactgttctgctgcgTTTGGTCCTCATGAGCGTCTGACGCtcggcggcgcgtctccgcccctcacacgcgcgttaacagcgctaaatcaatcatctgtactaattattatacatatactgcattgtcagcttcaggtacttaatatattattgttcaatgaactgtttgaaggaaaaaaaagttgtatttcagtgtctctgcaggggattatagatcaacatcgccacctgctgtcgacacacggttattggtagtgatgctacagtcaaaaatcagtaataatacaaacttatccaaataaaatatataaaataatggattctattttaatatcctttaaaatatattttatttctgtgataaaaaaaacacataataaatcattctgatcccaaactctgaccagtgtgtgtgtgtgtgtgtgtgtgtgtgtgtgtgtagcacttacacactaatgctcacaataatcaacatgttaaataatcatctgaggaggaatataatttatatagggggatataatttgatatgcaatattaccttttcttttcatcatcatctttaggagttcatgatcatttctgttcaactttatttctcagttgacaaatctgaatcaacagagtcgcgaacatgctccgaattcccgatctgaatcaaaacaatcaacaatacatcctaaaagagttctattttttttttagaaagaaataataaattttactgaccacaaacttttgaactctagtgtttattgttagaaaatacttcaattttaaataaattcttttctttttaattttccattcatcaaagaatcctgaaagaataaaacagtttcagcagcacaaccctgataataaatcatcatattagaatgatttctgaaaatcatgtgacactgaagactggagtaatgatgctgaaaatcacagaaacaaaatagattttaatgtatagtaaaatagaaaaatgttgttttacttcataataatatttcactttttccctgtacttttgatcaaataaatgtagttttgatgagtaaactcctgtaaaaaataaaaataaataataatcagttttttcatcaaaataaatcattctgatcgcaaactctgaccggcgtgtgtgtgtgtgtgtgtgtgtgtgtgtggcacttacaaactaatccccaa
It encodes the following:
- the LOC113093040 gene encoding uncharacterized protein LOC113093040; amino-acid sequence: MWLLILYFICIEVGGDVDDAETVIVMERGVLNLQPGVDDLKGDVQILWSFESGRQNTRVAQIHQGKMYTHYNTQFTGRVQLEQTTGILTISDIRTNQSGLYEALIITSAHITARRYKVHVYAPVSVPSIRRNSSVSVHQSTGTQHETEDFCSVFCSVKNDRDVSISWYKGGEIVNQNSNPDLSINLSLSLDLHYNDSETYRCMAVNPVSNKSVRLHKKEICSPQEDCLDHCGVTEALVRLVLSGLVGITAVGFLIEHLMLCSSQRRAAASV